A genomic region of Sciurus carolinensis chromosome 7, mSciCar1.2, whole genome shotgun sequence contains the following coding sequences:
- the Pln gene encoding cardiac phospholamban, whose translation MEKVQYLTRSAIRRASTIEMPQQARQNLQNLFINFCLILICLLLICIIVMLL comes from the coding sequence ATGGAGAAAGTCCAATACCTCACTCGCTCTGCTATAAGAAGAGCCTCAACTATTGAAATGCCTCAACAAGCACGTCAGAATCTCCAGAACCTATTTATCAATTTCTGTCTCATCTTAATATGTCtcttgctgatttgcatcattgtgatGCTTCTCTGA